A genome region from Sardina pilchardus chromosome 22, fSarPil1.1, whole genome shotgun sequence includes the following:
- the LOC134070517 gene encoding NACHT, LRR and PYD domains-containing protein 3-like yields the protein MNKRKWRGHITSETEDEEEEDQAGPSSQVKLSQKKQKLQRSMTHVMDSDPDGKKKRSRDSKGRVSSSGSDRWTPKQVEVHEKFRSALKSKFQHLNEGVPNQGESRLLQEIYTELFLTKGGGGVNEEHEVRQIERASITNASWGESAQDRPIKCSDIFKTLLDDDDDDDDDDDVSYMSDNTSDESDDTFDQCDDASDESDHRQHKPIRTVLTKGVAGIGKTVSVQKFCLDWAEGETNQDVHFIFPLPFRELNLMKDNKLSLVELLQHFFPEIEDSKIFTSSEYRVMFIFDGLDECRLPLDFHSNLICSDVTEPASVDVLLTNLIKKNLLPSALLWITTRPAAANQIPPECVDQVTEMRGFDDPQKEDYFRKRISDENLASRTITHLKSSRSLYIMCHIPVFCWISATVVERASVESDKLEVPRTLTQMYTRFLIIQTCIKKEKYTERKETDEEMIFKLGKLAFQQLEKGNLIFYDEDLRECGIDVTEASVYSGVCTQIFREESGLYQGKVFSFVHLSIQEFLAALYVFICFRNREGSMSDQQSTSQLSALFRAATLHDLHKTAVDLALQSKNGHLDLFLRFLLGLSLESNQNLLMHLLPQTGSQPQSYEHTVQYIKQKIRDEDDSDRQINLFYCLNELNQHAVVEVIDRSLGTLSVVTFLPGQWKTSRFRFKIPEEQLDEFDLQKYIKTPGTDQTELLSPDEVLQRLVPVVTASTSATLLQCSLTEKSCAAIASAARSNSCSMKELNLSGNKLHDAGVQHLSELLKNPHCKLETLMLFDCSLTEKSCAAIASAARSNSCSLKELHLSLNELHDAGVQHLSELLKNPHCKLETLGLMRCSLTEKSCAAIASAARSNSCSLKELNLSQNELHDAGVQHLSELLKNPHCKLETLELSKCSLTEKSCAVIASAARSTSCSLKELNLRYNELHDAGVQHLSELLKNPHWKLETLVLVECSLTEKSCAVIASAARSNSCSLKELNLSNNELHDAGVEHLSELLKNPHCKLEKLMLVKCSLTEKSCAAIASAARSNSCSLKELDLSNTNCLQSPADEKREKHSRGRGKARGL from the exons atgaatAAAAGGAAATGGAGAGGGCATATCACCAGCGAgacagaggatgaggaggaggaagatcaaGCAGGACCTTCTTCTCAAGTCAAACTCAGTCAGAAGAAACAGAAACTCCAGAGATCCATGACTC acgtGATGGACTCTGATCCAGatgggaagaagaagaggagcagagacTCCAAAGGGCGTGTGTCCTCATCTGGCTCTGACAG ATGGACACCAAAACAGGTAGAGGTCCATGAGAAATTCCGGTCTGCACTGAAGAGCAAGTTTCAGCATCTGAATGAGGGAGTACCTAATCAGGGAGAATCCAGACTCCTCCaggagatctacacagagctcttcctaacaaagggaggaggaggggtcaaTGAGGAACATGAGGTCAGACAGATCGAGAGAGCATCTATTACAAACGCATCTTGGGGAGAATCAGCACAAGACAgaccaatcaaatgcagtgaCATCTTTAAAACTTTattggatgatgatgatgatgatgatgatgatgatgatgtgtctTATATGTCTGATAATACATCTGATGAGTCTGATGATACATTTGATCAATGTGATGATGCGTCTGATGAATCTGatcacagacaacacaaacccatcagaacAGTGCTGACAAAGGGAGTGGCGGGCATTGGGAAAACAGTCTCTGTGCAGAAGTTCTGCCTGGACTGGGCTGAAGGAGAAACCAATCAGGATGTCCACttcatatttcctcttcctttccgaGAGTTGAACCTGATGAAGGACAACAAACTCAGTCTGGTGGAGCTTCTTCAGCACTTCTTCCCAGAAATAGAAGATTCAAAAATCTTCACCAGTTCAGAGTACAGAgtcatgttcatctttgatggtctggatgagtgtcGACTTCCTCTAGATTTCCACTCCAACCTGATATGTTCTGATGTGACAGAGCCAGCCTCAGTGGATGTGCTGCTGACAAACCTCATCAAGAAgaatctgcttccctctgctctcctctggatcaccactcgaccagcagcagccaatcagatccctcctgagtgtgtggACCAGGTGACAGAAATGAGGGGATTTGATGACCCACAGAAAGAGGAttacttcaggaagagaatcagtgATGAGAACCTAGCCAGCAGAAccatcacacacctgaagtcatccaggagcctctacatcatgtgccacattccagtatTTTGCTGGATTTCAGCCACGGTGGTAGAGAGAGCATCAGTTGAATCAGACAAACTCGAAGTGCCAAGAACTCTCACTCAAATGTATACTCGCTTCCTGATCATTCAGACTTGcatcaaaaaagaaaagtacacagagagaaaagagacagatgaagagatgattttcaaactggggaaactggcttttcaacagctggagaagggcaatctgatcttctatgacgaagacctgagagaatgtggcattgatgtcacagaagcatcagtgtactcaggagtgtgtacccagatcttcagagaggagtcTGGGCTGTACCAGGGCAAGGTGttcagctttgtgcatctgagcattcaAGAGTTTCTTGCAGCTTTGTATGTGTTCATATGCttcagaaacagagagggaagcATGTCTGACCAACAGTCAACCTCTCAGCTCTCTGCGCTATTCAGAGCTGCGACATTGCATGACCTACACAAGACTGCAGTGGACCTGGCCTTACAGAGTAAAAATGGACACctggaccttttcctccgcttccttTTGGGCCTGTCACTGGAGTCCAATCAGAATCTCTTAATGCACCTACTGCCACAGACAGGTAGTCAACCACAGAGCTATGAGCACACAGTCCAGTATATCAAGCAGAAGATCAGAGATGAGGAtgattcagacagacagatcaatctgttctactgtctgaatgagctgaatCAGCATGCTGTAGTGGAGGTGATTGACAGGAGCTTGGGAACTCTGTCTGTAGTCACATTCTTACCAGGACAATGGAAGACTAGTAGATTTAGGTTTAAGATTCCAGAGGAGCAgctggatgagtttgacctgcAGAAGTACATAAAGACACCAGGGACTGATCAGACTGAACTCCTCAGTCCAGATGAAGTTCTTCAGAGGCTGGTTCCAGTGGTCACAGCATCCACATCAGCTAC gctgttgcagtgttccctcacagagaagagctgtgctgcgatagcgtcagctgccagatcaaactcctgcagtatgaaggagctgaacctgagtggcaataagcttcatgatgcaggagttcagcatctctcagagctcctcaagaatccccactgcaaactggagacactaat gctgtttgactgttccctcacagagaagagctgtgctgcgatagcgtcagctgccagatcaaattcctgcagtttgaaggagctgcaCCTGAGTCTCaatgagcttcatgatgcaggagttcagcatctctcagagctcctcaagaatccccactgcaaactggagacactagg gctgatgcgttgttccctcacagagaagagctgtgctgcgatagcgtcagctgccagatcaaactcctgcagtttgaaggagctgaacctgagtcagaatgagcttcatgatgcaggagttcagcatctctcagagctcctcaagaatcctcactgcaaactggagacactaga gctgagtaagtgttccctcacagagaagagctgtgctgtgatagCGTCTGCTGCCAGATCAACCTCCTGCAGCttgaaggagctgaacctgagatacaatgagcttcatgatgcaggagttcagcatctctcagagctcctcaagaatccccactggaaactggagacactagt GCTGGTTgagtgttccctcacagagaagagctgtgctgtgatagcgtcagctgccagatcaaactcctgcagtttgaaggagctgaacctgagtaacaatgagcttcatgatgcaggagttgagcatctctcagagctcctcaagaatccccactgcaaactggagaaactaat gctggttaagtgttccctcacagagaagagctgtgctgcgatagcgtcagctgccagatcaaactcctgcagtttgaaggagctggacctgagtaaca CCAATTGCCTCCAATCACCTGCGGACGAGAAACGAGAGAAGCACAGCCGGGGAAGAGGCAAGGCCAGGGGCCTGTAa
- the LOC134070019 gene encoding NACHT, LRR and PYD domains-containing protein 1b allele 5-like, with protein sequence MQLGPAGPLMNIKLMSGELEEIHLPHFLCLGGSEASVCDAVRVLHGRESGVCVEVCELTRHHARFVHPSFSLFGVVYYLRDLLFPKVHCELLLFCTCITPLELHTYLVPNDPAHIRAIHKKEVEKRGVWIDKPGAVGSLWLKDTFCVRTLCPSCPSEIQPKKNLNLWPPSTSKFFEVCMEQPEEEFDMEVISSQHTEPIWTVKIRRRDYCQPSRNPGQGSSQGTNTVSTTSTEEMPSGSSSPVQPDSGSSSITAHTGGVAVAPSLSGSSSPVQPASGSSSITAHTGGVAVAPSLSGNTFNGPVHMLLNADQTPPK encoded by the exons ATGCAGCTCGGACCTGCTGGTCCTCTGATGAACATCAAACTCATGTcaggagagctggaggagatccaTTTGCCACATTTCCTCTGTTTGGGGGGTTCagaggcatctgtgtgtgatgctgtgaggGTCCTGCATGGGCgagagagtggagtgtgtgtggaggtgtgtgagctGACCAGACACCATGCCAGGTTTGtccacccctccttctctctgtttgggGTGGTGTATTACCTGAGGGATCTGCTTTTTCCCAAAGTCCACTGTGAGCTGCTGCTCTTCTGCACCTGCATCACTCCCCTGGAACTCCACACCTACCTGGTGCCAAATGACCCAGCTCACATCCGGGCCATCCACaagaaggaggtggagaagaggggggTGTGGATTGACAAACCCGGCGCTGTGGGCTCGCTTTGGCTGAAGGACACCTTTTGTGTGAGGACATTGTGTCCATCTTGTCCTTCGGAAATCCAACCTAAGAAGAACCTGAACCTGTGGCCGCCTTCCACTAGTAAGTTTTTTGAAGTGTGCATGGAGCAGCCAGAGGAGGAGTTTGATATGGAGGTCATCAGCTCTCAGCACACAGAGCCCATCTGGACAGTCAAGATCCGCAGACGCGACTACTGCCAGCCCAGCAGGAACCCAGGACAGGGCAGCAGCCAGGGGAcaaacacag TGTCCACTACCAGCACAGAGGAGATGCCCTCTGGCTCCTCTAGCCCAGTCCAGCCAGACTCAGGCTCGTCCTCCATTACGGCTCACACAGGTGGAGTTGCTGTGGCCCCTAGTCTCTCTGGCTCCTCTAGCCCAGTCCAGCCAGCCTCAGGCTCGTCCTCCATTACGGCTCACACAGGTGGAGTTGCTGTGGCCCCTAGTCTCTCTGGCAACACCTTCAATGGACCAGTGCACATGCTGTTAAATGCTG ATCAAACTCCACCAAAGTGA